One part of the Streptomyces nigra genome encodes these proteins:
- a CDS encoding prepilin peptidase, translated as MEVSTPLVVAVAALWGALAGALLPRAAYRFAAPDEEPWRAHCPGGHPVAGWLGPAGCRTCGPRAPYGPGATAPVLVTAVVCAALAAATGTRPELGAWLLLAPCGVLLTLVDLRVRRLPDPLTLSLAGGALALLGLVAAVPEHAGHWPTAVAASLALGAFYYGLHLLNPDGMGFGDVKLALGAGAVLGWYGWPTVMLGTFAGFLSGALYGWGLVALRRADRTSAIPFGPFLLGGALTGVLIGAYAA; from the coding sequence ATGGAGGTGAGCACCCCGCTCGTCGTCGCGGTGGCCGCCCTGTGGGGAGCGCTCGCGGGGGCCCTGCTGCCCCGCGCCGCGTACCGGTTCGCCGCACCCGACGAGGAGCCGTGGCGGGCGCACTGCCCCGGCGGGCACCCGGTCGCGGGATGGCTCGGCCCGGCCGGCTGTCGCACGTGCGGGCCCCGTGCCCCGTACGGTCCGGGCGCCACCGCGCCCGTCCTCGTCACCGCCGTCGTCTGCGCCGCCCTCGCCGCCGCCACCGGCACCCGGCCCGAGCTCGGCGCCTGGCTGCTGCTGGCACCCTGCGGAGTGCTGCTCACCCTCGTCGACCTGAGGGTGCGCCGGCTCCCCGACCCGCTGACCCTCTCCCTCGCGGGCGGCGCGCTCGCCCTGCTGGGCCTGGTCGCCGCGGTCCCCGAGCACGCCGGGCACTGGCCGACCGCCGTGGCCGCGTCCCTCGCGCTCGGCGCCTTCTACTACGGCCTGCATCTGCTCAACCCCGACGGCATGGGCTTCGGCGACGTGAAACTGGCGCTCGGCGCCGGCGCGGTCCTCGGCTGGTACGGCTGGCCGACGGTCATGCTCGGCACCTTCGCCGGGTTCCTGTCCGGAGCGCTGTACGGCTGGGGCCTGGTCGCCCTGCGCCGGGCCGACCGCACCTCGGCGATCCCCTTCGGCCCGTTCCTCCTCGGCGGGGCGCTGACAGGGGTGCTGATCGGGGCGTACGCGGCCTGA
- the mqnC gene encoding cyclic dehypoxanthinyl futalosine synthase, protein MTEKADLQSVLDRAAAGGRITPEEALDLYRDAPLHALGSAADAVRRRRYAGTEHIATYIIERNINYTNVCVTACKFCAFYAPPKDTAKGWTRDLDDILRRCAETVELGGTQIMFQGGHHPDYGVEYYEKHFAAIKKEFPQLVIHSLGASEVEHMARISKVGVEEAIQRIHAAGLDSFAGAGAELLPERPRKAIAPLKESGERWLEIMETAHNLGVESTSTMLMGTGETNAERIEHLRMIRDVQDRTGGFRAFIPYLYQPMNNHLKGRTQATIFEYLRMIAISRLFMDNIAHIQGSWLTTGQDAGQLTLHYGADDLGSVMLEENVVSAAGARHRSNLQEMIDMIRSAGRVPAQRSTTYEHLVVHDDPANDPVDSRVMSHISSTAIEGGTAHPELKILASN, encoded by the coding sequence GTGACCGAGAAGGCCGACCTTCAGTCCGTCCTCGACCGTGCCGCAGCGGGCGGGCGGATCACCCCGGAAGAGGCGCTCGACCTCTACCGCGATGCCCCGCTCCACGCGCTCGGCTCCGCCGCCGACGCCGTACGCCGCCGCCGCTACGCGGGCACCGAGCACATCGCGACGTACATCATCGAGCGGAACATCAACTACACGAACGTCTGCGTGACGGCGTGCAAGTTCTGCGCCTTCTACGCTCCGCCGAAGGACACGGCCAAGGGCTGGACCCGCGACCTCGACGACATCCTGCGCCGCTGCGCGGAGACCGTCGAACTCGGCGGCACCCAGATCATGTTCCAGGGCGGCCATCACCCGGACTACGGCGTCGAGTACTACGAGAAGCACTTCGCGGCCATCAAGAAGGAGTTCCCGCAGCTCGTCATCCACAGCCTGGGGGCGAGCGAGGTCGAGCACATGGCCCGGATCTCCAAGGTCGGCGTCGAGGAGGCCATCCAGCGCATCCACGCCGCCGGCCTCGACTCCTTCGCGGGCGCCGGCGCCGAGCTGCTGCCCGAGCGCCCCCGCAAGGCCATCGCCCCGCTGAAGGAGTCCGGCGAGCGCTGGCTGGAGATCATGGAGACCGCCCACAACCTGGGCGTGGAGTCCACCTCCACCATGCTGATGGGCACCGGCGAGACCAACGCCGAGCGGATCGAGCACCTGCGGATGATCCGTGACGTGCAGGACCGCACGGGCGGCTTCCGCGCGTTCATCCCGTACCTGTACCAGCCGATGAACAACCACCTGAAGGGCCGGACGCAGGCCACGATCTTCGAGTACCTGCGGATGATCGCGATCTCCCGGCTCTTCATGGACAACATCGCCCACATCCAGGGCTCCTGGCTGACCACCGGCCAGGACGCGGGCCAGCTGACGCTGCACTACGGCGCCGACGACCTCGGCTCGGTCATGCTGGAGGAGAACGTCGTCTCGGCGGCCGGTGCCAGGCACCGCTCCAACCTCCAGGAGATGATCGACATGATCCGTTCCGCGGGGCGGGTCCCGGCCCAGCGCTCGACGACGTACGAGCACCTCGTCGTGCACGACGACCCGGCGAACGACCCCGTCGACAGCCGTGTCATGTCCCACATCTCCTCGACGGCCATCGAGGGCGGCACGGCCCACCCCGAGCTGAAGATCCTCGCCTCCAACTGA
- a CDS encoding imidazolonepropionase-like domain-containing protein produces MLTLHVADATPESAVLVDGAHLAAVGPYDELAAAHPDARLRKWPGILTPGLLNPYGPELLEQAYHPDPREADRLGTEPIFGERARDLLGGGPSVRGASARRGVQRLLAHGTVAVAGELRGREALDAVRRAGLALAGRPAVLPGPPALSPVPLVLLPGLASGQPARFAVFDVPDRAALVREGASTCVATVVAGRLVHRRR; encoded by the coding sequence GTGCTGACCCTTCACGTCGCCGACGCCACGCCCGAGAGCGCCGTCCTGGTCGACGGCGCGCACCTCGCCGCCGTCGGCCCGTACGACGAACTGGCCGCCGCCCACCCGGACGCCCGGCTGCGGAAGTGGCCCGGCATCCTGACACCCGGACTGCTCAACCCGTACGGCCCCGAACTGCTGGAGCAGGCGTACCACCCCGACCCGCGCGAGGCGGACCGGCTCGGCACCGAGCCGATCTTCGGCGAGCGCGCACGGGACCTCCTCGGCGGAGGACCGTCCGTGCGGGGAGCCAGCGCACGCCGAGGGGTCCAGCGCCTGCTGGCGCACGGCACGGTCGCGGTCGCCGGTGAACTGCGCGGCCGGGAGGCCCTGGACGCGGTCCGCAGGGCCGGGCTCGCCCTGGCGGGACGCCCTGCCGTACTGCCCGGCCCTCCGGCGCTCTCCCCGGTGCCGCTCGTCCTGCTGCCGGGCCTCGCTTCCGGGCAGCCCGCGCGGTTCGCGGTGTTCGACGTGCCCGACCGCGCGGCCCTCGTCCGGGAGGGCGCGTCCACCTGCGTGGCCACCGTCGTGGCCGGCCGCCTGGTGCACCGCCGGCGCTGA